A stretch of Ranitomeya variabilis isolate aRanVar5 chromosome 3, aRanVar5.hap1, whole genome shotgun sequence DNA encodes these proteins:
- the LOC143816733 gene encoding tubulin alpha chain, whose amino-acid sequence MRECISIHVGQAGVQIGNACWELYCLEHGIQPDGQMPSDKTIGGGDDSFNTFFSETGAGKHVPRAVFVDLEPTVIDEVRSGTYRQLFHPEQLITGKEDAANNYARGHYTIGKEIIDLVLDRIRKLADQCTGLQGFLVFHSFGGGTGSGFTSLLMERLSVDYGKKSKLEFAIYPAPQVSTAVVEPYNSILTTHTTLEHSDCAFMVDNEAIYDICRRNLDIERPSYTNLNRLISQIVSSITASLRFDGALNVDLTEFQTNLVPYPRIHFPLATYAPVISAEKAYHEQLTVADITNACFEPANQMVKCDPRHGKYMACCLLYRGDVVPKDVNAAIATIKTKRSIQFVDWCPTGFKVGINYQPPTVVPGGDLAKVQRAVCMLSNTTAIAEAWARLDHKFDLMYAKRAFVHWYVGEGMEEGEFSEAREDMAALEKDYEEVGADSAEAEDDGDEY is encoded by the exons ATG CGTGAGTGCATCTCTATCCATGTTGGTCAGGCCGGTGTGCAGATCGGTAATGCCTGCTGGGAGCTCTACTGCCTGGAACATGGCATCCAGCCTGATGGGCAGATGCCCAGTGACAAGACCATCGGAGGAGGGGATGATTCCTTCAACACTTTCTTCAGCGAGACTGGAGCTGGCAAACATGTCCCTAGGGCTGTGTTTGTGGACCTGGAGCCCACAGTTATTG ATGAGGTGCGCTCTGGTACATACCGACAGCTATTCCACCCAGAACAACTGATAACTGGAAAAGAAGATGCTGCCAACAACTATGCCCGTGGTCACTACACAATTGGCAAGGAAATCATTGATCTGGTGCTCGACAGAATCCGCAAACTG GCTGACCAGTGCACAGGTCTTCAGGGTTTCCTGGTTTTCCACAGCTTCGGTGGTGGCACTGGTTCTGGCTTCACCTCTCTGCTGATGGAACGTCTCTCTGTTGATTATGGAAAGAAGTCCAAGCTGGAGTTTGCGATCTACCCAGCTCCCCAAGTGTCAACTGCTGTTGTTGAGCCCTACAACTCCATCCTTACCACTCACACCACTCTTGAGCATTCTGACTGTGCTTTCATGGTGGACAATGAGGCCATCTATGACATCTGCCGTAGAAATCTAGATATTGAGCGCCCATCTTACACCAACTTGAACCGCCTTATTAGTCAGATAGTGTCCTCTATTACAGCTTCCCTCAGATTTGATGGAGCCCTAAATGTAGATCTGACAGAGTTCCAGACTAACTTGGTGCCCTATCCTCGTATCCACTTCCCTCTTGCCACCTATGCCCCAGTCATCTCTGCAGAGAAAGCCTACCATGAGCAGCTGACAGTAGCAGACATAACCAATGCTTGCTTTGAGCCAGCCAACCAGATGGTGAAATGTGACCCACGTCATGGTAAATACATGGCTTGCTGCCTGTTGTACCGTGGTGATGTGGTGCCCAAAGATGTTAATGCAGCTATTGCCACCATCAAGACCAAACGTAGTATCCAGTTTGTGGACTGGTGCCCAACTGGTTTTAAGGTTGGTATTAACTATCAGCCACCAACTGTGGTTCCAGGTGGGGATTTGGCCAAGGTCCAGCGTGCTGTGTGTATGCTGAGCAACACCACTGCTATTGCAGAAGCCTGGGCAAGACTGGACCATAAGTTTGACCTGATGTATGCCAAGCGTGCCTTTGTGCACTGGTATGTAGGTGAGGGTATGGAGGAGGGAGAGTTCTCAGAGGCTCGTGAGGACATGGCTGCTCTGGAGAAGGATTATGAAGAAGTTGGTGCAGATAGTGCTGAAGCAGAGGATGATGGTGATGAGTATTAA